The Archocentrus centrarchus isolate MPI-CPG fArcCen1 chromosome 5, fArcCen1, whole genome shotgun sequence genome contains the following window.
ttcttctgttcTGTCCTTGTGGTTGCTCAACAAGCATTTTAGAAAAGTGAAGTTTTTGTAATGTCTCACTTTCAAAAGTGGGCTTTTCCTTGTACATTCAGAAAGGGGTGTACAGTCAGACTGTTTTGATCTTGGAGGTCAAGTGGTGTGTGTTTTGAGATTTTTgttggttcattttttttttcccgtcaATTAGGCTACAGCCACATCTAAGGAGTTTAAATTTGGTCCCATAAACTTCCATGTCACAGAGAGATCAGAtgttaggagaaaaaaaattgtagccTTTACCAAGACCATGCATGGCAattattttcttacttttctcTTATTTTGTTTCTTGCCTCTGTTCACTGTGGTGaacacaacagcacaagcaactCAGTGAGTATTTCCTAAATTTAAAATAGCCTAAATAACATTAGATCAAAGACACCTGCGATAGCAGGTGAATGCCATAAACTGCCTGAAATATAACATTTCACACCATATCTGTGGTATACCCTCAGCAACATTGAATCTCCTTTCACAGCTGTTTTGCTGCCTTGCATGTCCAACCGACTGTACGCTGCTGCTTAGCGCAAATACTTTACTTTCAACACTTTTCAGGCAGAACAGAGCACCGCTTCAGTGAGGTGTAAGGGTCCCATCCCTTTACTTCACAGCTACTGAGTCCTACAGACACAGCAGGTAAATACCACCATCTGTTGGTTCTGCGGCGTAATTTCCGCCTTTACAGAGGACTGTTGGCAATGTTGCCTTTATGACAATGGGAATATTCAAAGGCCACTTAAGTAATAAAACCACAACTAATTTAGCTTATATGTGTTACAGCCAGTAGTTGCGCCACACATCAACTCTGTTAACTGTCAACTAGAACATGCTCAAAAGAGACTTTTATCTGACCCCACTGATATCGTTAGCTGATAGGCTTCTTGTTTACTACTGCTAACTTCGGCATTTGAAGTTACTCAAACATGGCGGAGACGGATGAGCCGTAAGTAGCTGCCGAAGAAACAAGCAAGAAACCCCGAAAGATGCTTTCAAGTCTCCTTAATCTGCGAAGGCACAGCATGAATCAACCTTCTTTTATTCTCTCTTTTTAGGGAGAAGAAAAGAGGGAGAGTagtggagctgactgagaagtTAGTGATCAATTGGTAGAACTGGCGGAAGGTTTGAGGTTACTAGACAGGAGGAAGGTTAACATTAGCTAGAAAAGCTAAGCTAATGCTGGTTGTAAATGAAATTTATAAGTAGCTAGTTGACAGAAATTTCCTGACTAGCTGGCCGCAAATGACTAACACGTCTGTACAGTGCATAAGCAGTGGTGTTCTTTATCTCTGTGCGAAGTCGGAGGTCTGTTGTACCTCCCCGCTGTTGACATGTTTGCTATTCACCTAGCCTAGCTGCCGGCCGGCCGGGAGCTGTCTGGGCAGGAGATGTTACCCAAAATTCAGAAGGTCAGAAACGCCCATCTGTGAGACAGCCAGGTTTACTGGGTTCTTTATGGGGGACCAATTATGCTCATGTCCAACTTCATGTTTTTAGTCTTGGATTCTTCTCAAGTAGTTAATATTTTTTCGTCTTATGCTGGACCTTGATGCAGCCTCTCAGGTCAGCTCCCCGCACTTTAAGGCAgctgtcttctgattggctgctcttcACAAACAGAAAGTTTTAACACGAGGTCCGTGGGGCTTTTGTGCTCTCGGCCAGAGATGTATGCCTGAGATGACCAAGAGTTTAGAGCAGTATGGAGCCAGagtttttggcttttaaatatgctgacctcattatgtgaaactttggccatgtttaatatgagcatccacggTTGTAACAACAGTGGAAGAGCAGAACAGCTTCCCTTTGAAAGAGCTACATATGTGAGAGAACAGAGGTTGATATAGAGTAGACATTAAAGCATAACTGAATGTGTACACAGCACTTCTACTTAGTTTCCTGAAAGTTATTGAATTTTTAAATATCACTATTTGAAAGAGCAGTTAGACTAGGACTTGGTTTCATTTCTGCTTGATCCCAATAGAGACAAAAGTTTTGTGTATTATAAGGCCATACACTGCCATGCATGCACTATTTAACATTTTTGTCAGAGATGCTGCTGATAATGCCCCCTAAACATGCATGTCATCCTCAGGATGGTGGTGGATGGAGACGGTAGAAGCACCTGTGACTGGGAAGACCGTTGGAACCATATCAAGAAGTTTTTGGAAAGATCGGGGCCATTCACGCATCCTGACTTTGAACCCAGCACAGAGGTAACATTTGCAGTGAGGCTTGTGATGcaaatatgtcttttttttttctttctttttttttgtgctgtgccTTGTTGGATTTCTGTGATATGTAATATATTTTCTTGTTGTAGTCCTTGCAGTTTATGTTAGAAACCTGCAAAATCCTGGTCATTGGTGCTGGTGGTCTAGGATGTGAGCTGCTGAAAGACCTGGTATAATcactaatattattattatttgaaagATATAATTTCAGTTGCAATGAATAGGCAGTGtttaattttaatctttttgcttttcttgtggTTCAGGCCTTATCAGGCTTTCGCAACATTCATGTTGTTGACATGGACACCATTGATGTTTCCAACCTGAATCGACAGTTCCTCTTCAGGTAAGTAGAATTTTAAACCTCATGTCAACTGTGTACAACCTGACCCTTAGTGTGTTATActttatatttgattttcatGTGTATAATTGTCACTAGAGCCAAAGATGTAGGTCGGCCCAAGGCGGATGTTGCTGCTGACTTTATCAACAGCCGTGTACCTGGTTGCTGTGTTGTCCCGTATCCTTTTAATGATCACGCAGTTCAGGTGCTTGATCACCTGCACTCAGTTCAAATTTCAAACCACAATCCATGTGGAAAAAATGTTATGAGTGAACCTCCATGTTACAtattacagtttaaaaatgcaaagatgCCATGCTAAATTTTGAAGCAGCTAACAGTGTGAATAGTGAATATTATGCTAAAACCCAAACTTTTCCTAAATGTTTTATGCAGCCATTTTACGAAGATTCAAGacttaaatgaaacattttacagACGTAAGTATCAACAGGGCCGTTCATTCCTGACTTTTCTAGTGTCTGGATAGATTCACTCACTTGAGATTAATTTTGGTGCACATTAAATATCTCATTGctgttcttttcattaaaacaaaGTAACCAAGTAACTGTGTAATTAACAATTTACATAACTGCAgttatatgaaaaataatgcagtcctgtgaaaatgctcaaagaaattgcccccccccccccccaaaaaaaaaaaaaaaaaaaaaaaaactcaagagctacatctcagacattacaggcctcagcatgttaaatgttaaaattcatgacagtacaattagaaaaagactgaatgagtatggcttgtttggaagagttgccaggagaaagcctcttctctcttaaAAAGACCATGGCAGCACACAGCTGCGCCTCTTCTGACTTCCTCCTTAGACCTCAGACACTTTAATTTTCTACAGTCAGACTTTCTCCTTATTTTTTGCCTTAGAGGTGCAGGCTTCTCTCTTACAACATCACCagtttctctgcttttcttgGAGGTGAACATGATCTCTTATGTAGAGAAATGGGAATGGGGCAGTATGCAGATAGTATACAAATTTTATGGAAATAGGCTGTTGGTTCAGAATGATTCTTACGCACAGTGGTGAGAACAGAATTGGCCGATGAACACATTTCATAAAGCTGGTAACTTTGCACGCAAACTCATGTAAGAACATTTCCACCCAGATGTTAGTAAATGGGGCCCAAgtccaaagtggagatgtttggtcaaAATGTATagcaccatgtttggtgaaaaccaagcacagcatgtcagcacaaacacctcataccaactgtcaagcacagtgctGCAGGGGTGATGATCGCTTTGCAACCATCGAACCTGGGCACCCTGCAGTCAtcgagttgaccatgaactctatagtattctagagtcaaatgtggttacatctgtctgacagctaaagcttggccaaactGGGTCAGTGATCCCGAGTACAGCAGCAAATCGACatcagaatggctgaaaaaggaaCCATTCAAGGTGTTTGCAATAGCCCAGTCAAAGTGCAGACTTAAACCAAAtgtctgcaaacctcaatgaactgaagcaacattgtgaAGAAGAGTGGGCTAAAGTTCTTctacaatgatgtgagagactgatagtcATGAAGAAAATGATTCCTTCAAGTCATGGCTGCTGTAGGTGGTTCTACAAATTATTAAATCATGGGGTGCAGAAAGTTTTTTGCAGGACTGCATtaagtcatgtgaaaaactttctttttcacatgactggaTGTTCCATCTCTATATACAATTATGTTTGTGCATTCTCAGAGTTTAATACACCTCTGCTGTTATGACTTAATTTCTGACAAAATTTGAATGAAAAATAGAACATTTGATTCAACTTTGTTGCTCTTTCTGTCTTCACATAGAGTTCCATATAATTGTGTGTGGATTGGACTCTATTGTGGCAAGGAGGTGGATGAATGGTATGCTGGTGAGTGAAATctctttattgtaatttttaacATGATCTGTTTTGCTCTGTAAGGCTGTTTAACAGTGGCTAAATTGAACACATTTTACATGCAAACACTCTGTATTTCTATGTAGTTATCTTTGCTGGTTTATGAGGATGGTGTCTTAGATCCAGGGTCTGTCATCCCTCTCATTGATGGTGGGACTGAAGGCTTTAAAGGCAGTGCCAGAGTCATTCTCCCTGGCATGACAGCCTGCATTGACTGCACCCTTGAGTTTTACCCTCCCCAGGTAAGGTAGCATGTATAAGAAAATGATCATAACTATGAGTTAATTATCTTGCAGAACCAGTTCCCAGTCAGTTTGTTAGTGCTAAAACCAGTCTGTCTTTGTAGATCAACTTCCCCATGTGTACAATAGCTTCAATGCCTCGTCTGCCAGAACATTGCATTGAGTATGTGCGAATATTGCTGTGGCCCAAAGAGATGCCATTTGGAGGTAGGAAATCACACCacaattttaattatgtttagAATGATTATGTTATCAAACCTGTGAACAGAAAGTAtatttcagtttggtttttttgtgttaATGTGGAATAGATGATGTGGCTCTGGATGGCGATGACCCAGAACACATCCAGTGGGTGTACCAGAAATCTCTGGAGAGGGCAGCAGAGTTCAACATAACAGGAGTCACCTATAGACTAACACAGGGTGAGCTTGCATACAGTAGCATTTCTGTGGCCATGATTAAACCGTTACCTTTCTAGTtgctgtctgacctcatgtggAGCCTCTTATCTTAGTCTGtgcagtaaaactgtaaaaacatgTCTTCTTGAAGTTCATTCTGATCAGATTTGTGCAGCCTTTCTGTCTTTTGCCCCAACAGCTTTTCCCTCTCTGTTTTCTGTAAATTTGATTAGAAATATGAATAACtcagggcgcctgggtggcttggtGGTGGGGCCGGCGACCGTGTGCACGcaccgcgttgcggtgcgggcggcctGGGTTCGCGTCCTGGCCTGGCGCCggtttgcccgcgtgtcttcctctgtgtctttcccctcatttcctgtctctctccactgtcacaaaaagccgctgtggccaaaaaggaaaaagggaaaaaaggaaaagagaaaaaaaaaagaaatatgaataACTCTttggctttaaatgtttcaggtgTTGTTAAGAGGATAATCCCAGCTGTAGCGTCCACAAATGCTGTCATTGCTGGTAAGTAGCCAAGACTGTATAAATGTGATGGTGTAGACCTCTGTACCCCATTGCTCTATGAAAGAGTATAAAAGTTAATCATTTCCTTATAGTGCTGTGTAAACAATAtaatttttctgctttatttgaTGCAGCTGCTTGTGCCACTGAGGTTTTCAAAATGGCATCAAGGTGAGTTTGCAGGCTCTGTTTACCAAGTTTAAAaactgaatagaatagaatagaatgccttttattgtcatacaggatgtacaatgagataggagggccactccttttcagtgccatgcaatagaaaatcaaattctctaaaataaaaaataaaaatattatagtctagtataatcaagaaatatacagaaaataaacaatgtataaaatatacaaaaaatagaatgtataaaaatatatacatacattggtgcatctgtacattgtaagaaaagtaaataagtgcatacatataaaaatgaagatgatgaatattgcactagtgaatgaatactggatattaccaatataggaatgttagatattgttcagtatgaataatccaatattgcacagagatgtgggtgttgcacagttacggtaggtgagtgtgtgagttcagggtggtgattgctctggcgaagaaactgttcttgagtctgtttgttctggctttgatgctcctgtagcgcctgccagagggcagcaggtcaaacaggtcaaagccagggtgtgagctgtccttgatgatgttcctggctctgctgattcagcgggaggtgtagatgtccatcagggaggggagagggcagccaacaatTCAAATTCACTGAGTTCACTGTTTCTAATGATGTTACTTTTACCTCTCATTTATGCAGTGCATACTTACCTCTAAATAACTATATGGTCTTCAATGATGTTGACGGCATGTACACCCACACCTTTGAAGCAGAACGGAAGGTTTGTGCCTGACTTGCATCTGTTAGTTCATGACTGAGTTGCCTGTTTGGATGATGCATGTATGTTGTTACTGTTATTTCAGGAAAACTGTTCAGCTTGCAGCCAAATACCTTTGGACCTGCACTTTTCTCCATCTTCCAAACTCCAGGAGGTGTTGGACTACCTGACTGAGAGTGCCTCCCTGTACGTTCACCTGCCTTATTGACCTAATATTAGTTACTGGTGGCCatatttaatttactttatGTTGTAGTGTTTTTAGCAACCAAAtacaatgtgttttttttttctttttttttcagacaaatGAAATCACCTGCTATAACAACAACAGTGGATGGAAAGaataaaactttatatttaCAGGTAATTAACCTCACATTTAGTACAGTTTTGCATGTAATTTCAGTCTCACAATAGTGTGAGGTGTGTTCTGAAGAAATTCGGCAGTCATACAAGTTTTGGTTTTAGCTGAAGTATTTTGTTTTACAGTCGGTTGCTTCCATTGAACAGAGGACACGGCCAAATTTGGCCAAAACCCTGAAGGGTGAGGTGCTCTATTTACTGGAAATGTTTCTCTGTTGGTCAGATGAGTACTCTGAGAATATGCTTACTCACTTATGCTATGAACATGTTTTCCAGAGCTGGGGCTGGCTGATGGACAAGAGCTGGCTGTGGCTGATGTCACCACACCTCAGACGATGTTGCTCAGACTCTGCTTTACCTCATAAGACAAACTCAAGCACCTCCACAACTTATCTAAAAGCTAGAACAGCTCACTGCTTATTCAGTCATAATGTCAACCATTATAACCAATGGAACTGTTCCAGTACACTTACTGACTAAAGTTGATGTTTTCCACTGAAAAGTCAAATCTTAGTTCACACTTTGTCATGTTTTGGTGATACATTGGCAGCAGCTCTCTGCATTAATGTGTCTGCTAGAGCCTATAGTGTGTTCTGTGCAATGACACAAGAAAAGGTTACTGTTTTAAGATTACATTGTACTCATTTTAattatgaatatttatttatttcaactgattttttttttaaatgtttagccacaaagtggtaaaaCACGCTGATGATTATATGTGAActggaataaaataattttttaaacaaattttttgtgttctttataGAGGACCAGGAGAGTCACGCAGATGGAAAGAAAGCATTTCTTGATTTATaaattgtacaaaaaaaaaaagtgatttaagaaGAATTTAAGTAGTTAGTAAAATTAAGTTCATTTACAAATTAATATCCTCTCTTTAgacattaataatttatttgataATTTAATGGACAGTTAAAAGCAATTATAAATATTTCTAAATGAACTATTAAACcctaaacattttcaaaatcaaaatgaaaataattttcaatgttttttcaaactcccgTCAGGAAAACTGACTTGCTGACATTTAAAAGGGTGATTCCACTGTTTTTCAATCccatttccttttcctgttaGCAATTGGATTAGCTTCTCCATTAGGGCATATACGTTTAGTGGCTACTGAATTTTACTGTACAGCAATATTGCACATGATGGCACTATTTGGGGTCCAGGCCTGTGGACTTTATGCCCACTTCATTGTGCAACTCAGataggaaaaggtcaaagcaaTAAGTGCATGTTTTAGACCAAATGATGTAAACCTGTTTTTAGCACTGTGAGAGGAACCAcacatttttcaaataaaaacccAAAATTGTGTGCTGGAGTGAGTAGAttgatgatgtgtttgtgtttttgttcaggcACAGAAGAAGATCTCAAAGGTGATTAAGAATACTTGCACACTTACAGCTTCAGAAAAATGACTGACCGTGACACAGTTTTGCATGTGGACAGTTTTAATCCCCCGTGTCTCATTAAGAACGTCCTCTTACTGGATTCTGATCAGGACTTCCAAATCCAATCTATGGACTTGCAGCAGCGTTTTATACAGTGAAAATATTAACCTATGTcccttccctccctctcctcctcccttccCTTTTCCCCTATCTCCCTTCCTCTGTCCCTATCTTCTTCCCTCACTCCCTATCTCCCCCCTCCATTCTTTTCCTTCTCCCCCTTCTCCATATGTTCCTTTGTCCCTCCCTCGCTGTCTTCCTCCATTCTAATCTTCCTCAATCCCTTGCTATTTTCTACCTTTCCCTTCTTCTTACCTCTCTTGTTCCCTCCCTCCCCCTTTCTTTGTCTAGCTTCCTCCCTCTCTTGCTTTCCCCTATATTCCTCACTCCCCCTTTTGTCCT
Protein-coding sequences here:
- the uba3 gene encoding NEDD8-activating enzyme E1 catalytic subunit isoform X3, with product MVVDGDGRSTCDWEDRWNHIKKFLERSGPFTHPDFEPSTESLQFMLETCKILVIGAGGLGCELLKDLALSGFRNIHVVDMDTIDVSNLNRQFLFRAKDVGRPKADVAADFINSRVPGCCVVPHFTKIQDLNETFYRQFHIIVCGLDSIVARRWMNGMLLSLLVYEDGVLDPGSVIPLIDGGTEGFKGSARVILPGMTACIDCTLEFYPPQINFPMCTIASMPRLPEHCIEYVRILLWPKEMPFGDDVALDGDDPEHIQWVYQKSLERAAEFNITGVTYRLTQGVVKRIIPAVASTNAVIAAACATEVFKMASSAYLPLNNYMVFNDVDGMYTHTFEAERKENCSACSQIPLDLHFSPSSKLQEVLDYLTESASLQMKSPAITTTVDGKNKTLYLQSVASIEQRTRPNLAKTLKELGLADGQELAVADVTTPQTMLLRLCFTS
- the uba3 gene encoding NEDD8-activating enzyme E1 catalytic subunit isoform X2; the encoded protein is MAETDEPMVVDGDGRSTCDWEDRWNHIKKFLERSGPFTHPDFEPSTESLQFMLETCKILVIGAGGLGCELLKDLALSGFRNIHVVDMDTIDVSNLNRQFLFRAKDVGRPKADVAADFINSRVPGCCVVPHFTKIQDLNETFYRQFHIIVCGLDSIVARRWMNGMLLSLLVYEDGVLDPGSVIPLIDGGTEGFKGSARVILPGMTACIDCTLEFYPPQINFPMCTIASMPRLPEHCIEYVRILLWPKEMPFGDDVALDGDDPEHIQWVYQKSLERAAEFNITGVTYRLTQGVVKRIIPAVASTNAVIAAACATEVFKMASSAYLPLNNYMVFNDVDGMYTHTFEAERKENCSACSQIPLDLHFSPSSKLQEVLDYLTESASLQMKSPAITTTVDGKNKTLYLQSVASIEQRTRPNLAKTLKELGLADGQELAVADVTTPQTMLLRLCFTS
- the uba3 gene encoding NEDD8-activating enzyme E1 catalytic subunit isoform X1; the protein is MAETDEPEKKRGRVVELTEKMVVDGDGRSTCDWEDRWNHIKKFLERSGPFTHPDFEPSTESLQFMLETCKILVIGAGGLGCELLKDLALSGFRNIHVVDMDTIDVSNLNRQFLFRAKDVGRPKADVAADFINSRVPGCCVVPHFTKIQDLNETFYRQFHIIVCGLDSIVARRWMNGMLLSLLVYEDGVLDPGSVIPLIDGGTEGFKGSARVILPGMTACIDCTLEFYPPQINFPMCTIASMPRLPEHCIEYVRILLWPKEMPFGDDVALDGDDPEHIQWVYQKSLERAAEFNITGVTYRLTQGVVKRIIPAVASTNAVIAAACATEVFKMASSAYLPLNNYMVFNDVDGMYTHTFEAERKENCSACSQIPLDLHFSPSSKLQEVLDYLTESASLQMKSPAITTTVDGKNKTLYLQSVASIEQRTRPNLAKTLKELGLADGQELAVADVTTPQTMLLRLCFTS